One region of Chanodichthys erythropterus isolate Z2021 chromosome 19, ASM2448905v1, whole genome shotgun sequence genomic DNA includes:
- the wfikkn2b gene encoding WAP, Kazal, immunoglobulin, Kunitz and NTR domain-containing protein 2, which produces MWWMLFPRWIWFVSGQILLLFVDRQCVKGMTLQRVAYSHAGICPNDMNPNLWVDAMSTCTRECESDQECETFEKCCANVCGNRSCVAARYMDATGKKGPMGMPKEASCDKFMCSQQGSECDIWDGQPVCKCRDRCEREPHFTCASDGMTYYNKCYMDAEACSKGISLSVVTCRFHLTWPNTSPLPAGTTALPTTTVQRTTPVDVHAPIMLGGPSQQSVFVGDTASFLCEVAGRPKPEITWEKGQGSVVMKPNHVHGNVVVTNIGQLVIYNAQLQDAGVYTCTATNAGGSVQAHFPLSVVQQEPATKLNSTRFPAEECFKVPDSDDCGEEKPSWFYDPQRNNCYTFTYGNCSKNRNRFDDYETCMSSCRDELAAPCNLPSYQGPCKAYEPRWAYSGSQRRCQPFVYGGCKGNENNFKTKEACEDACPFPRIQRCKPCKPRHKMVISFCRSDFVILGRMTELTEDQDSGHALITVEEILKDEKMGLKFFGKEPLEVTLQNMDWACPCPNVTTADGQIIIMGEVNNGMAVLQPDSFIVLSSVRRVRKLREVINKNTCDILKEFIQ; this is translated from the exons ATGTGGTGGATGCTGTTTCCTCGCTGGATCTGGTTCGTCTCGGGACAGATTTTGCTGCTATTTGTGGACAGGCAATGCGTGAAAGGCATGACTTTGCAGAGAGTTGCGTATTCCCACGCAGGGATCTGTCCAAACGACATGAACCCAAACCTGTGGGTTGATGCAATGAGCACCTGCACGCGAGAATGTGAATCTGACCAG GAATGTGAAACATTTGAAAAGTGCTGTGCCAATGTTTGCGGCAATCGCAGCTGTGTGGCGGCCCGCTACATGGACGCTACAGGCAAGAAAGGACCCATGGGAATGCCAAAGGAGGCGTCCTGTGACAAGTTCATGTGCTCTCAGCAGGGCTCCGAGTGCGACATCTGGGACGGCCAGCCCGTGTGTAAGTGCCGCGACCGCTGCGAGAGAGAGCCTCACTTCACCTGCGCCTCAGACGGCATGACCTACTACAACAAGTGCTACATGGATGCGGAAGCGTGCTCCAAGGGCATCTCCTTATCGGTGGTGACCTGCCGCTTCCACCTCACCTGGCCCAACACTAGTCCTCTCCCGGCCGGCACCACCGCACTGCCCACCACCACGGTCCAGCGCACCACTCCAGTAGACGTGCACGCTCCCATCATGCTGGGCGGCCCGTCGCAGCAGTCCGTGTTCGTCGGCGACACGGCCAGCTTCCTTTGCGAAGTCGCGGGCCGGCCGAAACCTGAGATAACCTGGGAGAAAGGACAAGGAAGTGTGGTCATGAAGCCCAACCACGTGCACGGGAACGTAGTGGTCACTAACATCGGCCAGTTGGTTATCTACAACGCACAACTGCAAGATGCCGGTGTTTATACTTGCACAGCCACGAACGCCGGCGGCTCCGTCCAAGCGCATTTCCCGCTCTCCGTAGTCCAGCAAGAGCCAGCCACGAAGTTGAACTCCACCCGTTTCCCCGCCGAGGAGTGCTTTAAGGTGCCGGACAGCGACGACTGCGGGGAGGAAAAGCCCAGTTGGTTTTACGACCCCCAGAGGAACAACTGCTACACCTTCACTTACGGCAACTGCAGCAAAAACCGCAATCGCTTTGACGATTACGAGACGTGCATGTCGTCGTGTCGGGACGAACTCGCCGCGCCTTGTAACCTCCCCAGCTATCAGGGACCTTGCAAGGCGTACGAACCTCGATGGGCCTACAGCGGTTCCCAGCGCCGCTGCCAGCCGTTTGTGTACGGCGGCTGCAAAGGCAACGAGAACAACTTCAAAACCAAAGAAGCGTGCGAGGATGCGTGCCCGTTCCCGAGGATCCAGCGCTGCAAGCCGTGCAAGCCGCGGCACAAGATGGTGATCAGTTTCTGCAGGAGCGATTTCGTGATTCTGGGACGTATGACGGAGCTGACGGAGGACCAGGACTCCGGGCACGCTCTGATCACCGTGGAGGAGATCCTGAAGGACGAGAAAATGGGGCTGAAGTTCTTCGGGAAGGAGCCTCTGGAGGTGACCTTGCAGAACATGGACTGGGCCTGTCCGTGTCCGAACGTCACCACCGCAGACGGTCAGATCATCATCATGGGCGAAGTCAACAACGGCATGGCCGTCCTGCAGCCCGACAGCTTCATCGTCCTTTCCAGCGTCCGGCGTGTCCGTAAGCTCCGTGAGGTCATCAATAAAAACACCTGTGACATTTTGAAAGAGTTCATCCAGTAG